Within Natator depressus isolate rNatDep1 chromosome 6, rNatDep2.hap1, whole genome shotgun sequence, the genomic segment cctgacacAGGCCCTTAAAGCTTTCACAAGCCAGGCAACGGTCCAGGGTTCAGACTGGTTTTTCACAGGCACATGGAACAGTGAAGTCCCTGCTCTGATTGTCTAACCCCTGTTACAGCTGGACGGTACCGGCTGGGTTACAATGCTGGACTCCCACCGGCCCAGTCCCGCAGGTGATTAGTTACGGGACTAAACCACAAGATGGTACCCACTACTAGCTAGTCTAGTCACAGCAtttcccagcaggaggtgctgcggaGAATAAGGCAGGAGCACTTGTTGTGGAGGCCGGTGCTATGAGGAAGCCACGGCTTGTCCAGGGTTAGCCACTCCCAGCAAGActgggaaaagcagcagcagaagggaagtaactggaggggctgggtgggactTGCTGCCTGACTTGTTCCCGTGGCTGTTGTACACTGATTGAGGGCGACATGCTGCTATGAGGGTTCATCTGCAGCCACTCGAGGCAAGGCGAGGCTGCAGATAGACTTGGGCTGCCAACAAGAGACTTAATGAGGTGGTGTCAACCTCCAGAGAGCTATCAACTGTTCATAGgtaaaggctctggcagggcaaATGCGTTACAGGGTGCCTCTGCCCCAAGGCCTGTGTTAGCCTCTGCATGGCGCAAGGCAGAGGGAGGCCTGCCAAGGATTTGGCATATGGCCAAGCCACAAGGGGCTGCTTGTCAGACGTCGCGGCTCCTCTCTAAGATCTCTGAACCCCACAACAGGGGTGGGTTATGCTCTCCTCGCTCATGCTGCTGCCCAAGGGGTCAGAAACCCAGCTGCGCCAAGAGGAGCGGCCCGCAATCTGTTCTAGCATGTCAGTATGGCTTGCAGATGTCCAACAAACTGCTGCCATGGTCCTTAGTTAGGCAGAATTTGGATGCCACATCCCCACCTTAAAAGAACAGTGAGTTAAATGCCATCAGCATCTTCCCTGCAGCTAGCTTTGTATGGAACTCAGAGGTACAGGACAGGAACCTGCTCCTCACTGTATCAGTCTGTATCTAACCACTCTGGCCTCCTACCTCCCAGTTCCCATTCGAAGGCAACACATCAGGCGAGTAGGTGAGGAAACCAGGGGGCCATTGGTACCAATGTACCAGATGTTTCCCTTGTGCAAGTATTCTTTAAATCCCctctcctcattcccagcccagtGTGGCTCTGCAATTATACTGCCCCACTGAAGAGGCTGGTGCAGTCAGATATGGGGTTAGCTGAAGCCACTGCACTAGTCTAATGGCCCACGTGTGGTTGGAGATCACTGCAGGCAGGGGCCCTCAGGCCTCTAGCCAGAGACCCCCCTCACAGAGGGGGCAGCTGCCTGAGTCCTCCCCTGAACCCTCCCCCGTGCCTTCAAGGGAGAAAATCCCAGCCCCCAGGCACCTGTGCTCACTGGCATTCCTCAGCTATCGCAGGGTAATCCCTACCAGACCAGCAGGGATGGAGCTGATTGAAAGCAGACCTAAGACAAATGAGAAGTTGCTTGGGCGTATGGTGTGTAAGGCAGCCCCTGGGCAGAGTGTGCGCTGGCCCCACAGGCCCCTCTGTGTTCCAGGGGGGCCCCCTCTTTGCACCGCTGATCCCAGACCTGTCCTGCCCACGGTAGGAGGTATCAGACCCCGTGACTGAGAAGCCCCAGAAAGCCCCTGATCATAAACCACTGGAACAGGAAAGGACAAATGTAGCTGAACCAATTGACATTCATTTGCCTTAATGAAACAGCTTGTCCCCTTGCCAGCAGAGCCACCCAGCCAGGGCAAGGACCAGATGCCTGACTAGGCCAGGCCCCTAGGGGCCCATAAGCCAATTGCAAAGTCTGCCTTAGTGTCCAAATGCAGTTTTGTGTCACCAATAAAACAAAATGTGCTGTGAAGTGGGCATGTACCAGCCTGAATTGCTGCAGCTGTAGCACAAATTGGTAgaccaaaccccccccccctccccctcagctgccccaccccacatgGTGCTGAACAGCGAGACCACAGCTGCAGGCTTGGGCCAGCCTCACATGCAGACCCTCACAGCCCTGCAAAAGGTGAGCATGAAACAAAGAGGAAAGAAGTAATAACATGGGGCACTGCAGCGGCAGACACATCGGGGAGAGGCCAGATGTGTTCTGGCCAGCAGGAGGTACTGTGGGAAGGAGATCAGGCTCTGTTCCAGGCAGCAGGGGCTGAAACAAAGGGGAAAGACCCTGCCATAGAGTACAGAAGTTTGGCAACCACCTTTCCCTGCTAGGTGGCCACAGAGCCCCTTGTGTAGGGAGCAGCACCACCTCAGGCTTAGTGTTTCTCTTTCAACCCTTCATGTGCACCACCTACAGCACGTTGAAGGCTTTGCTGGAGAGGCCAGTGGGCCTGGGGAGAGAGCCTAATCAATGGCTCACAGCCAGGGTCCATGAGGAGGCTGGACTCTGAAGCCGGATCCCTGAGAACGAATTACTCACTGAAAGGCCTTTGGTCTCAGGTTCGATTCCTTTATTCATTTAAGTAGGTTCCGCTGGAGTtgtaatgataaaaaaaaaaaaaaaatgcaaggcATTTTGGGTAACACTATGCAAATTATCCTAAAGGCAGTGACAGCGAGGCTGAGGCTCTCGCAGGGCAAAACGTCAGCCTTTGTCTAAGTTGCACAGtatccctgggggtggggggtggagaccCCCATGTATAGACACACAGTAGTCCCACCCAGCCACTGATGGACACTGTGCACCTGTGTaatccccccccgcccacccatgTAGGACATCGCCTGTGCCCCACACAGCTGTCTGACTCTGCCCAAGAGGGAAGACGGCGTTTGACTTTGGGAGAAGCTGAGCAACAGCATGAATTGGTTTGGCCTGTACACAACTACGCTAGGATTTGGGCTGTACATTTACATTGAACCCCACATGCTGAGGACTCCATGACAACACTGATGAGAGAATTACATCCATTTACAAAGTTCTGCGGCCAGCTCCTTCTCACACCCCTGGGTGCTTGTCTGCACTGGGGACAGTAGCCGTTGGGGCGGTCCACATTGTCACGCcttcctgtcccttcccccaGGGTCCAGAACCCCATAGGCAAAGTGTCCCTTCTGCACCTGCTAGGGGAACATACTCAGTGACCCATACGACCTTAAGGGAGTCTTGGCCATACCAACTCCACAgcctcttccccactcccttctAGCTAGCTGAGCTCCCCCTGCAGGCTGCTCTGCACCGCTGTCCTGCGAGCAGCGCAGCCCCCAAGGGCAGTTATTTTTAACGCTGCCACACACAGTTCCCAGAGGTCACAATTCCTCAGGACTGTGGAGATAAATCtctcactgactttttttttctttgcagtattAAGCTCTCTTGTTTTTCAGGGTGGCATTTGATTTTATGCTGCTCACCTAGGAACAAGTCTCTCTCTGTCCGGCCCCTGCAGGAATGGGATGGAGTTCAGAAAGGGAACCCTGAGGTTGACTCCCAGGAAAGACTTTCAGACTGGCAGATGGCTCAGGCTGTGGAGTCACCGCCCCAGAGGGAAGGGGTGAGAACCCCATTCAGCTCGTGGGATGTTTAAAGCCAATAGAGAATGCATGACCGGGAACAATCCTGTCCTGGCCCCAGGGAGATGGTCTGGGTCATCTAACAGGCCTTTTCCATCCAGTCCAGGTTGGACCAAAAGGAATCATCTGACACCTGATGTATGACAAAGTGGCTGATCTATGTTCCTTTTTCTCTTGGGCAGTATGTGGTTTAAGACCCTGTTGAACCCCTCCTGATGCCAGGAACCTTCTCTCCATGCGCACTGCAAAGCCATCAGGAAGCTCAAGGAGTGAAAGAAGGGATTTCAGTTACATCATGTCTCATTGCACAGTGACACTTCACTGTGACACAGGTGTAATCAGCAGGAACCCCATTTAGAAACTCCACGGTTTTACCTAGCGAGCAAAGATAGCTGCCAATTCAGCCAACATCTCCAGAGGGAGGAGCTACATGGGGTTCAAAGTAACCATGGAACCTGTTGGTGGGGACACTCCTCTGGTGTTCCCTCTTCCTTGTTTTCTTCCAGTGCAGAGTCAGGGGTTGTGTAGGAAGAGGAGCTGTTCTTTGATTTATGTATGTCTGAGGGCTCCTTCTCCCAGGCTGAGAACAAGTGAAAGAGCTGCATCTTACAGCTGCATTCGGAGAAGGGCATCTTGTGGAATCTCTGAACAGTCTGCATCTCTTGTGAGTGGGGAGCAGAGAACCCCCTAAAAGGAGAGGCAAAGGAATGAGTCTTTGTAATCCTGCCAAGCAGTCCCTCAGTGCCAGCTTATCTAGCTGTGCCAATGTTCCTGTACTGGCACATGAGAAGGTGCTTAAAGGTCTTCTTGAAAGTGGCATTACAGAGGGCATAGCAGGCTGGGTTGATGGTGCTGTTGACATAGCAGAGCCAGTACCCAATAGACCACACTGTCTCGGGTACGCAGGTCTCACAGAAGGTGTTAATAAGGACCATCACATTGTAAGGAGTCCATGTGAGAATGAAGGCAAGCAGGATGGCAAATATGGTTCTGGTGACTTTCTTCTCCCGGGCTGCCATCTGGCGCTTCTTCCGCACCTGACTCCTGGCAATGCTAGCAAACTTCCTGGCAACATTGGCTGGGCGATTGTTTGAGAGGGTATTCTGGGCAGAGGCCGCTGTCTTAGCTGGGACAATCTCAATGGCCGTGACGCATTCAGTACCAGTTTGCTTGGTGACAATCTTAATTTTGGACCACTTGGAGGTCGAGTTAACCCGTGGGTGGGCAGGGCTCTGCCCTTGCCCAGCTGGTAAGATTTCTGCCACCTGCTTCTCTTTTGTGGTCTGGGTGATGCTGACTGTGCTGGATTCATTGGAAGTCTCCTTCTCCTCTTGCTGACCAGCAGCCTCTGTCTGTGCTAAGGGTTGGTCCTCCAATTTACCATTCCTCACCTCCTCCTTCACCTCCAGCGCCCTCTTGGGAGAGTTGTTGTTCTGTTTGATCAGTGGGCTCTTAAAGAAGCTGAGTGGCTTggtcttcttctccttcttgccCTCAGGCTTGTGCCGTCTCACTCTGCTCCTGCTGGCCAGTGAGATGTGAATGTACAACACAGTCATGATGACCACAGGGAGGTAGAACGCAGCGATGGCCGTGCCAAAGGTCACGGCCGGATTAGATAGGAACTGGATGTAGCACTCCCGCTCCGGGACTGTCCTCTTCCCAACGATGAACTGCCAGAACAAGATGGCAGGCGCCCAGAGAACAAAGGACAATATCCAAGCTGCTGCAATCATCAGCCCAGCCATTTTGGTGGTCCTTCGAGCCGGGTAGGTCAGGGGCTTGGTGACACAGAAGTATCGGTCAAA encodes:
- the CHRM4 gene encoding muscarinic acetylcholine receptor M4 isoform X2, which produces MGSENGSGAAALTPWGAPGLAFQREPFAVGDPQSMHNLSAQPWQMKMANLTYDNFTNGNRSEVVKQHPSNQYKTVELVFIATVTGSLSLVTVVGNILVMLSIKVNRQLQTVNNYFLFSLACADLIIGVFSMNLYTVYIIKGYWPLGAVVCDLWLALDYVVSNASVMNLLIISFDRYFCVTKPLTYPARRTTKMAGLMIAAAWILSFVLWAPAILFWQFIVGKRTVPERECYIQFLSNPAVTFGTAIAAFYLPVVIMTVLYIHISLASRSRVRRHKPEGKKEKKTKPLSFFKSPLIKQNNNSPKRALEVKEEVRNGKLEDQPLAQTEAAGQQEEKETSNESSTVSITQTTKEKQVAEILPAGQGQSPAHPRVNSTSKWSKIKIVTKQTGTECVTAIEIVPAKTAASAQNTLSNNRPANVARKFASIARSQVRKKRQMAAREKKVTRTIFAILLAFILTWTPYNVMVLINTFCETCVPETVWSIGYWLCYVNSTINPACYALCNATFKKTFKHLLMCQYRNIGTAR
- the CHRM4 gene encoding muscarinic acetylcholine receptor M4 isoform X1, which codes for MGSENGSGAAALTPWGAPGLAFQREPFAVGDPREFSPHPSTSFPRMPGPESMHNLSAQPWQMKMANLTYDNFTNGNRSEVVKQHPSNQYKTVELVFIATVTGSLSLVTVVGNILVMLSIKVNRQLQTVNNYFLFSLACADLIIGVFSMNLYTVYIIKGYWPLGAVVCDLWLALDYVVSNASVMNLLIISFDRYFCVTKPLTYPARRTTKMAGLMIAAAWILSFVLWAPAILFWQFIVGKRTVPERECYIQFLSNPAVTFGTAIAAFYLPVVIMTVLYIHISLASRSRVRRHKPEGKKEKKTKPLSFFKSPLIKQNNNSPKRALEVKEEVRNGKLEDQPLAQTEAAGQQEEKETSNESSTVSITQTTKEKQVAEILPAGQGQSPAHPRVNSTSKWSKIKIVTKQTGTECVTAIEIVPAKTAASAQNTLSNNRPANVARKFASIARSQVRKKRQMAAREKKVTRTIFAILLAFILTWTPYNVMVLINTFCETCVPETVWSIGYWLCYVNSTINPACYALCNATFKKTFKHLLMCQYRNIGTAR
- the CHRM4 gene encoding muscarinic acetylcholine receptor M4 isoform X3, which codes for MPGPESMHNLSAQPWQMKMANLTYDNFTNGNRSEVVKQHPSNQYKTVELVFIATVTGSLSLVTVVGNILVMLSIKVNRQLQTVNNYFLFSLACADLIIGVFSMNLYTVYIIKGYWPLGAVVCDLWLALDYVVSNASVMNLLIISFDRYFCVTKPLTYPARRTTKMAGLMIAAAWILSFVLWAPAILFWQFIVGKRTVPERECYIQFLSNPAVTFGTAIAAFYLPVVIMTVLYIHISLASRSRVRRHKPEGKKEKKTKPLSFFKSPLIKQNNNSPKRALEVKEEVRNGKLEDQPLAQTEAAGQQEEKETSNESSTVSITQTTKEKQVAEILPAGQGQSPAHPRVNSTSKWSKIKIVTKQTGTECVTAIEIVPAKTAASAQNTLSNNRPANVARKFASIARSQVRKKRQMAAREKKVTRTIFAILLAFILTWTPYNVMVLINTFCETCVPETVWSIGYWLCYVNSTINPACYALCNATFKKTFKHLLMCQYRNIGTAR